From Lagenorhynchus albirostris chromosome 15, mLagAlb1.1, whole genome shotgun sequence, one genomic window encodes:
- the CLCN7 gene encoding H(+)/Cl(-) exchange transporter 7 isoform X4, with amino-acid sequence MANVSKKVSWSGRDVDDDEAAPLLRRAARPGAPAGEATPLLNGAGPAAVRADMDPLHPFPKEIPHNEKLLSLKYESLDYDNSENQLFLEEERRINHTAFRTVEIKRWVICAMIGILTGLVACFIDIVVEKLAGLKYRVVKDNIDKFTARGGLSFSLLLWASLNVAFVLLGSVIVAFIEPVAAGSGIPQIKCFLNGVKIPHVVRLKTLVIKVSGVILSVVGGLAVGKEGPMIHSGSVIAAGVSQGRSTSLKRDFKIFEYFRRDTEKRDFVSAGAAAGVSAAFGAPVGGVLFSLEEGASFWNQFLTWRIFFASMISTFTLNFVLSIYHGNVWDLSSPGLINFGRFDTETMVYTIHEIPIFIAMGVVGGILGAVFNALNYWLTMFRIRYIHRPCLQVIEAMLVAAVTATVAFVLIYSSRDCQPLQGSSVSYPLQLFCADGEYNSMAAAFFNTPEKSVVSLFHDPPGSYNPMTLGLFTLVYFFLACWTYGLTVSAGVFIPSLLIGAAWGRLFGISLSYLTGAAVWADPGKYALMGAAAQLGGIVRMTLSLTVIMMEATSNVTYGFPIMLVLMTAKIVGDVFIEGLYDMHIQLQSVPFLHWEAPVTSHSLTAREVMSTPVTCLRRREKVGIIVDVLSSTASNHNGFPVVEDADGTQPARLQGLILRSQLIVLLKHKVFIERSYMGLLRRRLRLKDFRDAYPRFPPIQSIHVSQDERECTMDLSEFMNPSPYTVPQEASLPRVFKLFRALGLRHLVVVDNCNQVVGLVTRKDLARYRLGKGGLEELSLAQT; translated from the exons ATGGCCAACGTCTCCAAAAAGGTGTCGTGGTCCGGACGCGACGTGGACGACGACGAGGCGGCGCCGCTGCTGCGGAGGGCGGCGCGGCCCGGGGCGCCGGCCGGGGAGGCCACGCCGCTGTTGAACGGGGCTGGGCCTGCGGCCGTCCGCGCG GACATGGACCCCCTTCACCCCTTCCCCAAGGAGATCCCGCACAACGAGAAGCTTCTGTCCCTCAAGTATGAG AGCTTGGACTATGACAACAGCGAGAACCAGCTGTTCCTGGAGGAGGAGCGGCGCATCAATCACACA GCCTTCCGGACCGTGGAGATAAAGCGCTGGGTCATCTGTGCCATGATCGGGATCCTCACGGGCCTCGTGGCCTGCTTCATCGACATCGTGGTGGAGAAGCTGGCCGGCCTAAAGTACCGGGTCGTCAAGGACA ACATTGACAAGTTCACGGCGCGGGGCGGGCTGTCCTTCTCCCTCCTGCTGTGGGCCTCGCTCAATGTGGCCTTTGTGCTCCTGGGCTCTGTGATCGTCGCCTTCATAGAG CCAGTCGCTGCTGGCAGCGGGATCCCCCAGATCAAGTGCTTCCTCAACGGGGTGAAGATCCCCCACGTGGTCCGGCTCAAG ACGCTGGTGATCAAAGTGTCCGGCGTGATCCTGTCCGTGGTTGGGGGACTGGCTGTGGGGAAG GAGGGACCAATGATCCATTCGGGCTCCGTGATTGCTGCTGGGGTCTCCCAGGGGAGGTCCACGTCACTGAAGCGGGATTTCAAG ATCTTTGAGTACTTccgcagagacacagagaaacgGGACTTTGTCTCAGCAGGAGCTGCGGCTGGAGTGTCTGCTGCGTTTGGGGCCCCTGTAG GTGGGGTCCTGTTCAGCTTGGAGGAGGGTGCATCCTTCTGGAATCAGTTCCTGACGTGGAGAATT TTCTTTGCTTCCATGATTTCCACCTTCACCCTGAATTTCGTCTTAAGCATTTACCATGGAAACGTGTGGGATCTGTCCAGCCCCGGTCTCATCAATTTTGGAAGATTTGACACTGAG ACGATGGTGTATACAATCCATGAGATCCCCATCTTCATCGCCATGGGTGTGGTGG GTGGCATTCTCGGAGCTGTGTTCAACGCCTTGAATTACTGGTTGACGATGTTTCGAATCAG GTACATCCACCGGCCCTGCCTTCAGGTGATCGAGGCCATGCTGGTGGCCGCTGTCACGGCCACGGTTGCCTTCGTGCTGATTTATTCGTCCCGGGATTGCCAGCCCCTGCAGGGGAGCTCCGTGTCCTATCCACTCCAG CTGTTCTGTGCCGATGGCGAGTATAATTCGATGGCTGCAGCCTTCTTCAACACCCCAGAGAAGAGCGTGGTCAGCCTTTTCCACGACCCCCCAG GCTCCTACAACCCCATGACGCTCGGCCTCTTCACCCTGGTCTACTTCTTCTTGGCCTGCTGGACCTACGGGCTCACGGTGTCGGCCGGTGTCTTCATCCCATCCCTGCTCATTGGAGCTGCCTGGGGCCGGCTCTTTGGCATCTCCCTGTCCTACCTCACCGGGGCCGCG GTCTGGGCAGACCCTGGCAAGTACGCCCTGATGGGAGCAGCTGCCCAGCTGG GTGGGATTGTGAGGATGACGCTGAGCCTGACAGTCATCATGATGGAGGCCACCAGCAATGTGACCTACGGCTTCCCCATCATGCTGGTGCTGATGACCGCCAAGATTGTCGGGGATGTCTTCATCGAG GGCCTGTACGACATGCACATCCAGCTGCAGAGTGTGCCCTTCCTGCACTGGGAAGCCCCAGTCACCTCACACTCGCTCACCGCCAG GGAGGTGATGAGCACACCAGTCACCTGTCTGCGGAGGAGGGAGAAGGTGGGCATTATTGTGGATGTGCTGAGCAGCACGGCGTCCAATCATAATGGCTTCCCTGTGGTGGAGGATGCCGACGGCACGCAG CCAGCCCGGCTCCAGGGCTTAATCCTGCGCTCCCAGCTCATCGTCCTGCTCAAGCACAAG GTGTTCATAGAACGCTCTTATATGGGCCTGCTACGGCGCCGGCTGCGGCTGAAGGACTTCCGTGATGCCTACCCGCGCTTCCCCCCCATCCAGTCCATCCATGTGTCCCAGGACGAGCGGGAGTGCACCATGGACCTCTCCGAGTTCATGAACCCCTCCCCCTACACGGTGCCCCAG GAGGCATCTCTCCCGCGGGTGTTCAAGCTGTTTCGGGCCCTGGGCCTCAGGCACCTCGTGGTGGTGGACAACTGCAATCAG GTGGTCGGGCTGGTGACCAGGAAGGACCTCGCCAGGTACCGGCTTGGGAAGGGGGGCCTAGAGGAGCTCTCTCTGGCTCAGACGTGA
- the CLCN7 gene encoding H(+)/Cl(-) exchange transporter 7 isoform X5, translating to MANVSKKVSWSGRDVDDDEAAPLLRRAARPGAPAGEATPLLNGAGPAAVRASPHSAFFRIGQMSNVELDDELLDPDMDPLHPFPKEIPHNEKLLSLKYESLDYDNSENQLFLEEERRINHTAFRTVEIKRWVICAMIGILTGLVACFIDIVVEKLAGLKYRVVKDNIDKFTARGGLSFSLLLWASLNVAFVLLGSVIVAFIEPVAAGSGIPQIKCFLNGVKIPHVVRLKTLVIKVSGVILSVVGGLAVGKEGPMIHSGSVIAAGVSQGRSTSLKRDFKIFEYFRRDTEKRDFVSAGAAAGVSAAFGAPVGGVLFSLEEGASFWNQFLTWRIFFASMISTFTLNFVLSIYHGNVWDLSSPGLINFGRFDTETMVYTIHEIPIFIAMGVVGGILGAVFNALNYWLTMFRIRYIHRPCLQVIEAMLVAAVTATVAFVLIYSSRDCQPLQGSSVSYPLQLFCADGEYNSMAAAFFNTPEKSVVSLFHDPPGSYNPMTLGLFTLVYFFLACWTYGLTVSAGVFIPSLLIGAAWGRLFGISLSYLTGAAVWADPGKYALMGAAAQLGGIVRMTLSLTVIMMEATSNVTYGFPIMLVLMTAKIVGDVFIEGLYDMHIQLQSVPFLHWEAPVTSHSLTAREVMSTPVTCLRRREKVGIIVDVLSSTASNHNGFPVVEDADGTQPARLQGLILRSQLIVLLKHKVFIERSYMGLLRRRLRLKDFRDAYPRFPPIQSIHVSQDERECTMDLSEFMNPSPYTVPQVVGLVTRKDLARYRLGKGGLEELSLAQT from the exons ATGGCCAACGTCTCCAAAAAGGTGTCGTGGTCCGGACGCGACGTGGACGACGACGAGGCGGCGCCGCTGCTGCGGAGGGCGGCGCGGCCCGGGGCGCCGGCCGGGGAGGCCACGCCGCTGTTGAACGGGGCTGGGCCTGCGGCCGTCCGCGCG TCACCCCATTCAGCATTTTTCCGGATCGGACAGATGAGCAACGTGGAACTGGATGATGAGCTTCTGGACCCT GACATGGACCCCCTTCACCCCTTCCCCAAGGAGATCCCGCACAACGAGAAGCTTCTGTCCCTCAAGTATGAG AGCTTGGACTATGACAACAGCGAGAACCAGCTGTTCCTGGAGGAGGAGCGGCGCATCAATCACACA GCCTTCCGGACCGTGGAGATAAAGCGCTGGGTCATCTGTGCCATGATCGGGATCCTCACGGGCCTCGTGGCCTGCTTCATCGACATCGTGGTGGAGAAGCTGGCCGGCCTAAAGTACCGGGTCGTCAAGGACA ACATTGACAAGTTCACGGCGCGGGGCGGGCTGTCCTTCTCCCTCCTGCTGTGGGCCTCGCTCAATGTGGCCTTTGTGCTCCTGGGCTCTGTGATCGTCGCCTTCATAGAG CCAGTCGCTGCTGGCAGCGGGATCCCCCAGATCAAGTGCTTCCTCAACGGGGTGAAGATCCCCCACGTGGTCCGGCTCAAG ACGCTGGTGATCAAAGTGTCCGGCGTGATCCTGTCCGTGGTTGGGGGACTGGCTGTGGGGAAG GAGGGACCAATGATCCATTCGGGCTCCGTGATTGCTGCTGGGGTCTCCCAGGGGAGGTCCACGTCACTGAAGCGGGATTTCAAG ATCTTTGAGTACTTccgcagagacacagagaaacgGGACTTTGTCTCAGCAGGAGCTGCGGCTGGAGTGTCTGCTGCGTTTGGGGCCCCTGTAG GTGGGGTCCTGTTCAGCTTGGAGGAGGGTGCATCCTTCTGGAATCAGTTCCTGACGTGGAGAATT TTCTTTGCTTCCATGATTTCCACCTTCACCCTGAATTTCGTCTTAAGCATTTACCATGGAAACGTGTGGGATCTGTCCAGCCCCGGTCTCATCAATTTTGGAAGATTTGACACTGAG ACGATGGTGTATACAATCCATGAGATCCCCATCTTCATCGCCATGGGTGTGGTGG GTGGCATTCTCGGAGCTGTGTTCAACGCCTTGAATTACTGGTTGACGATGTTTCGAATCAG GTACATCCACCGGCCCTGCCTTCAGGTGATCGAGGCCATGCTGGTGGCCGCTGTCACGGCCACGGTTGCCTTCGTGCTGATTTATTCGTCCCGGGATTGCCAGCCCCTGCAGGGGAGCTCCGTGTCCTATCCACTCCAG CTGTTCTGTGCCGATGGCGAGTATAATTCGATGGCTGCAGCCTTCTTCAACACCCCAGAGAAGAGCGTGGTCAGCCTTTTCCACGACCCCCCAG GCTCCTACAACCCCATGACGCTCGGCCTCTTCACCCTGGTCTACTTCTTCTTGGCCTGCTGGACCTACGGGCTCACGGTGTCGGCCGGTGTCTTCATCCCATCCCTGCTCATTGGAGCTGCCTGGGGCCGGCTCTTTGGCATCTCCCTGTCCTACCTCACCGGGGCCGCG GTCTGGGCAGACCCTGGCAAGTACGCCCTGATGGGAGCAGCTGCCCAGCTGG GTGGGATTGTGAGGATGACGCTGAGCCTGACAGTCATCATGATGGAGGCCACCAGCAATGTGACCTACGGCTTCCCCATCATGCTGGTGCTGATGACCGCCAAGATTGTCGGGGATGTCTTCATCGAG GGCCTGTACGACATGCACATCCAGCTGCAGAGTGTGCCCTTCCTGCACTGGGAAGCCCCAGTCACCTCACACTCGCTCACCGCCAG GGAGGTGATGAGCACACCAGTCACCTGTCTGCGGAGGAGGGAGAAGGTGGGCATTATTGTGGATGTGCTGAGCAGCACGGCGTCCAATCATAATGGCTTCCCTGTGGTGGAGGATGCCGACGGCACGCAG CCAGCCCGGCTCCAGGGCTTAATCCTGCGCTCCCAGCTCATCGTCCTGCTCAAGCACAAG GTGTTCATAGAACGCTCTTATATGGGCCTGCTACGGCGCCGGCTGCGGCTGAAGGACTTCCGTGATGCCTACCCGCGCTTCCCCCCCATCCAGTCCATCCATGTGTCCCAGGACGAGCGGGAGTGCACCATGGACCTCTCCGAGTTCATGAACCCCTCCCCCTACACGGTGCCCCAG GTGGTCGGGCTGGTGACCAGGAAGGACCTCGCCAGGTACCGGCTTGGGAAGGGGGGCCTAGAGGAGCTCTCTCTGGCTCAGACGTGA
- the CLCN7 gene encoding H(+)/Cl(-) exchange transporter 7 isoform X3 — MANVSKKVSWSGRDVDDDEAAPLLRRAARPGAPAGEATPLLNGAGPAAVRASPHSAFFRIGQMSNVELDDELLDPDMDPLHPFPKEIPHNEKLLSLKYESLDYDNSENQLFLEEERRINHTAFRTVEIKRWVICAMIGILTGLVACFIDIVVEKLAGLKYRVVKDNIDKFTARGGLSFSLLLWASLNVAFVLLGSVIVAFIEPVAAGSGIPQIKCFLNGVKIPHVVRLKTLVIKVSGVILSVVGGLAVGKEGPMIHSGSVIAAGVSQGRSTSLKRDFKIFEYFRRDTEKRDFVSAGAAAGVSAAFGAPVGGVLFSLEEGASFWNQFLTWRIFFASMISTFTLNFVLSIYHGNVWDLSSPGLINFGRFDTETMVYTIHEIPIFIAMGVVGGILGAVFNALNYWLTMFRIRYIHRPCLQVIEAMLVAAVTATVAFVLIYSSRDCQPLQGSSVSYPLQLFCADGEYNSMAAAFFNTPEKSVVSLFHDPPGSYNPMTLGLFTLVYFFLACWTYGLTVSAGVFIPSLLIGAAWGRLFGISLSYLTGAAVWADPGKYALMGAAAQLGGIVRMTLSLTVIMMEATSNVTYGFPIMLVLMTAKIVGDVFIEGLYDMHIQLQSVPFLHWEAPVTSHSLTAREVMSTPVTCLRRREKVGIIVDVLSSTASNHNGFPVVEDADGTQPARLQGLILRSQLIVLLKHKVFIERSYMGLLRRRLRLKDFRDAYPRFPPIQSIHVSQDERECTMDLSEFMNPSPYTVPQEASLPRVFKLFRALGLRHLVVVDNCNQVVGLVTRKDLARYRLGKGGLEELSLAQT; from the exons ATGGCCAACGTCTCCAAAAAGGTGTCGTGGTCCGGACGCGACGTGGACGACGACGAGGCGGCGCCGCTGCTGCGGAGGGCGGCGCGGCCCGGGGCGCCGGCCGGGGAGGCCACGCCGCTGTTGAACGGGGCTGGGCCTGCGGCCGTCCGCGCG TCACCCCATTCAGCATTTTTCCGGATCGGACAGATGAGCAACGTGGAACTGGATGATGAGCTTCTGGACCCT GACATGGACCCCCTTCACCCCTTCCCCAAGGAGATCCCGCACAACGAGAAGCTTCTGTCCCTCAAGTATGAG AGCTTGGACTATGACAACAGCGAGAACCAGCTGTTCCTGGAGGAGGAGCGGCGCATCAATCACACA GCCTTCCGGACCGTGGAGATAAAGCGCTGGGTCATCTGTGCCATGATCGGGATCCTCACGGGCCTCGTGGCCTGCTTCATCGACATCGTGGTGGAGAAGCTGGCCGGCCTAAAGTACCGGGTCGTCAAGGACA ACATTGACAAGTTCACGGCGCGGGGCGGGCTGTCCTTCTCCCTCCTGCTGTGGGCCTCGCTCAATGTGGCCTTTGTGCTCCTGGGCTCTGTGATCGTCGCCTTCATAGAG CCAGTCGCTGCTGGCAGCGGGATCCCCCAGATCAAGTGCTTCCTCAACGGGGTGAAGATCCCCCACGTGGTCCGGCTCAAG ACGCTGGTGATCAAAGTGTCCGGCGTGATCCTGTCCGTGGTTGGGGGACTGGCTGTGGGGAAG GAGGGACCAATGATCCATTCGGGCTCCGTGATTGCTGCTGGGGTCTCCCAGGGGAGGTCCACGTCACTGAAGCGGGATTTCAAG ATCTTTGAGTACTTccgcagagacacagagaaacgGGACTTTGTCTCAGCAGGAGCTGCGGCTGGAGTGTCTGCTGCGTTTGGGGCCCCTGTAG GTGGGGTCCTGTTCAGCTTGGAGGAGGGTGCATCCTTCTGGAATCAGTTCCTGACGTGGAGAATT TTCTTTGCTTCCATGATTTCCACCTTCACCCTGAATTTCGTCTTAAGCATTTACCATGGAAACGTGTGGGATCTGTCCAGCCCCGGTCTCATCAATTTTGGAAGATTTGACACTGAG ACGATGGTGTATACAATCCATGAGATCCCCATCTTCATCGCCATGGGTGTGGTGG GTGGCATTCTCGGAGCTGTGTTCAACGCCTTGAATTACTGGTTGACGATGTTTCGAATCAG GTACATCCACCGGCCCTGCCTTCAGGTGATCGAGGCCATGCTGGTGGCCGCTGTCACGGCCACGGTTGCCTTCGTGCTGATTTATTCGTCCCGGGATTGCCAGCCCCTGCAGGGGAGCTCCGTGTCCTATCCACTCCAG CTGTTCTGTGCCGATGGCGAGTATAATTCGATGGCTGCAGCCTTCTTCAACACCCCAGAGAAGAGCGTGGTCAGCCTTTTCCACGACCCCCCAG GCTCCTACAACCCCATGACGCTCGGCCTCTTCACCCTGGTCTACTTCTTCTTGGCCTGCTGGACCTACGGGCTCACGGTGTCGGCCGGTGTCTTCATCCCATCCCTGCTCATTGGAGCTGCCTGGGGCCGGCTCTTTGGCATCTCCCTGTCCTACCTCACCGGGGCCGCG GTCTGGGCAGACCCTGGCAAGTACGCCCTGATGGGAGCAGCTGCCCAGCTGG GTGGGATTGTGAGGATGACGCTGAGCCTGACAGTCATCATGATGGAGGCCACCAGCAATGTGACCTACGGCTTCCCCATCATGCTGGTGCTGATGACCGCCAAGATTGTCGGGGATGTCTTCATCGAG GGCCTGTACGACATGCACATCCAGCTGCAGAGTGTGCCCTTCCTGCACTGGGAAGCCCCAGTCACCTCACACTCGCTCACCGCCAG GGAGGTGATGAGCACACCAGTCACCTGTCTGCGGAGGAGGGAGAAGGTGGGCATTATTGTGGATGTGCTGAGCAGCACGGCGTCCAATCATAATGGCTTCCCTGTGGTGGAGGATGCCGACGGCACGCAG CCAGCCCGGCTCCAGGGCTTAATCCTGCGCTCCCAGCTCATCGTCCTGCTCAAGCACAAG GTGTTCATAGAACGCTCTTATATGGGCCTGCTACGGCGCCGGCTGCGGCTGAAGGACTTCCGTGATGCCTACCCGCGCTTCCCCCCCATCCAGTCCATCCATGTGTCCCAGGACGAGCGGGAGTGCACCATGGACCTCTCCGAGTTCATGAACCCCTCCCCCTACACGGTGCCCCAG GAGGCATCTCTCCCGCGGGTGTTCAAGCTGTTTCGGGCCCTGGGCCTCAGGCACCTCGTGGTGGTGGACAACTGCAATCAG GTGGTCGGGCTGGTGACCAGGAAGGACCTCGCCAGGTACCGGCTTGGGAAGGGGGGCCTAGAGGAGCTCTCTCTGGCTCAGACGTGA
- the CLCN7 gene encoding H(+)/Cl(-) exchange transporter 7 isoform X1: MANVSKKVSWSGRDVDDDEAAPLLRRAARPGAPAGEATPLLNGAGPAAVRASPHSAFFRIGQMSNVELDDELLDPDMDPLHPFPKEIPHNEKLLSLKYESLDYDNSENQLFLEEERRINHTAFRTVEIKRWVICAMIGILTGLVACFIDIVVEKLAGLKYRVVKDNIDKFTARGGLSFSLLLWASLNVAFVLLGSVIVAFIEPVAAGSGIPQIKCFLNGVKIPHVVRLKTLVIKVSGVILSVVGGLAVGKEGPMIHSGSVIAAGVSQGRSTSLKRDFKIFEYFRRDTEKRDFVSAGAAAGVSAAFGAPVGGVLFSLEEGASFWNQFLTWRIFFASMISTFTLNFVLSIYHGNVWDLSSPGLINFGRFDTETMVYTIHEIPIFIAMGVVGGILGAVFNALNYWLTMFRIRYIHRPCLQVIEAMLVAAVTATVAFVLIYSSRDCQPLQGSSVSYPLQLFCADGEYNSMAAAFFNTPEKSVVSLFHDPPGSYNPMTLGLFTLVYFFLACWTYGLTVSAGVFIPSLLIGAAWGRLFGISLSYLTGAAVWADPGKYALMGAAAQLGGIVRMTLSLTVIMMEATSNVTYGFPIMLVLMTAKIVGDVFIEGLYDMHIQLQSVPFLHWEAPVTSHSLTAREVMSTPVTCLRRREKVGIIVDVLSSTASNHNGFPVVEDADGTQPARLQGLILRSQLIVLLKHKVFIERSYMGLLRRRLRLKDFRDAYPRFPPIQSIHVSQDERECTMDLSEFMNPSPYTVPQEASLPRVFKLFRALGLRHLVVVDNCNQVMGGAHCLQPTNLPAHPQGSPRLCCPPHTGQRHPQRQRPLDPMTWLCSHRWSGW, translated from the exons ATGGCCAACGTCTCCAAAAAGGTGTCGTGGTCCGGACGCGACGTGGACGACGACGAGGCGGCGCCGCTGCTGCGGAGGGCGGCGCGGCCCGGGGCGCCGGCCGGGGAGGCCACGCCGCTGTTGAACGGGGCTGGGCCTGCGGCCGTCCGCGCG TCACCCCATTCAGCATTTTTCCGGATCGGACAGATGAGCAACGTGGAACTGGATGATGAGCTTCTGGACCCT GACATGGACCCCCTTCACCCCTTCCCCAAGGAGATCCCGCACAACGAGAAGCTTCTGTCCCTCAAGTATGAG AGCTTGGACTATGACAACAGCGAGAACCAGCTGTTCCTGGAGGAGGAGCGGCGCATCAATCACACA GCCTTCCGGACCGTGGAGATAAAGCGCTGGGTCATCTGTGCCATGATCGGGATCCTCACGGGCCTCGTGGCCTGCTTCATCGACATCGTGGTGGAGAAGCTGGCCGGCCTAAAGTACCGGGTCGTCAAGGACA ACATTGACAAGTTCACGGCGCGGGGCGGGCTGTCCTTCTCCCTCCTGCTGTGGGCCTCGCTCAATGTGGCCTTTGTGCTCCTGGGCTCTGTGATCGTCGCCTTCATAGAG CCAGTCGCTGCTGGCAGCGGGATCCCCCAGATCAAGTGCTTCCTCAACGGGGTGAAGATCCCCCACGTGGTCCGGCTCAAG ACGCTGGTGATCAAAGTGTCCGGCGTGATCCTGTCCGTGGTTGGGGGACTGGCTGTGGGGAAG GAGGGACCAATGATCCATTCGGGCTCCGTGATTGCTGCTGGGGTCTCCCAGGGGAGGTCCACGTCACTGAAGCGGGATTTCAAG ATCTTTGAGTACTTccgcagagacacagagaaacgGGACTTTGTCTCAGCAGGAGCTGCGGCTGGAGTGTCTGCTGCGTTTGGGGCCCCTGTAG GTGGGGTCCTGTTCAGCTTGGAGGAGGGTGCATCCTTCTGGAATCAGTTCCTGACGTGGAGAATT TTCTTTGCTTCCATGATTTCCACCTTCACCCTGAATTTCGTCTTAAGCATTTACCATGGAAACGTGTGGGATCTGTCCAGCCCCGGTCTCATCAATTTTGGAAGATTTGACACTGAG ACGATGGTGTATACAATCCATGAGATCCCCATCTTCATCGCCATGGGTGTGGTGG GTGGCATTCTCGGAGCTGTGTTCAACGCCTTGAATTACTGGTTGACGATGTTTCGAATCAG GTACATCCACCGGCCCTGCCTTCAGGTGATCGAGGCCATGCTGGTGGCCGCTGTCACGGCCACGGTTGCCTTCGTGCTGATTTATTCGTCCCGGGATTGCCAGCCCCTGCAGGGGAGCTCCGTGTCCTATCCACTCCAG CTGTTCTGTGCCGATGGCGAGTATAATTCGATGGCTGCAGCCTTCTTCAACACCCCAGAGAAGAGCGTGGTCAGCCTTTTCCACGACCCCCCAG GCTCCTACAACCCCATGACGCTCGGCCTCTTCACCCTGGTCTACTTCTTCTTGGCCTGCTGGACCTACGGGCTCACGGTGTCGGCCGGTGTCTTCATCCCATCCCTGCTCATTGGAGCTGCCTGGGGCCGGCTCTTTGGCATCTCCCTGTCCTACCTCACCGGGGCCGCG GTCTGGGCAGACCCTGGCAAGTACGCCCTGATGGGAGCAGCTGCCCAGCTGG GTGGGATTGTGAGGATGACGCTGAGCCTGACAGTCATCATGATGGAGGCCACCAGCAATGTGACCTACGGCTTCCCCATCATGCTGGTGCTGATGACCGCCAAGATTGTCGGGGATGTCTTCATCGAG GGCCTGTACGACATGCACATCCAGCTGCAGAGTGTGCCCTTCCTGCACTGGGAAGCCCCAGTCACCTCACACTCGCTCACCGCCAG GGAGGTGATGAGCACACCAGTCACCTGTCTGCGGAGGAGGGAGAAGGTGGGCATTATTGTGGATGTGCTGAGCAGCACGGCGTCCAATCATAATGGCTTCCCTGTGGTGGAGGATGCCGACGGCACGCAG CCAGCCCGGCTCCAGGGCTTAATCCTGCGCTCCCAGCTCATCGTCCTGCTCAAGCACAAG GTGTTCATAGAACGCTCTTATATGGGCCTGCTACGGCGCCGGCTGCGGCTGAAGGACTTCCGTGATGCCTACCCGCGCTTCCCCCCCATCCAGTCCATCCATGTGTCCCAGGACGAGCGGGAGTGCACCATGGACCTCTCCGAGTTCATGAACCCCTCCCCCTACACGGTGCCCCAG GAGGCATCTCTCCCGCGGGTGTTCAAGCTGTTTCGGGCCCTGGGCCTCAGGCACCTCGTGGTGGTGGACAACTGCAATCAGGTGATGGGGGGAGCCCACTGCCTGCAGCCTACCAACCTGCCTGCCCACCCGCAGGGCTCCCCCAGACTATGCTGTCCTCCGCACACGGGACAGCGGCATCCACAGAGGCAGAGGCCGCTGGATCCCATGACCTGGCTTTGCTCCCACAGGTGGTCGGGCTGGTGA